From the genome of Setaria viridis chromosome 1, Setaria_viridis_v4.0, whole genome shotgun sequence:
TTTCAATATGTTTCAAAAAATATTGTACACCCAGTTTCATCCTGACAAAATCCCCTTCTCCAATCCGTTCTCATAAATCTTTGACATGTCATCATATTGGATGATGTATCATATCATTTAATTCGAATGAAACCCTCACCAATGTCATCTAATCATATTTGAGTcaatgcaaaaatttattttcgTGGTTCCATAGGCTACCATATCATTTAAACGTTGCATGTAAGCGACCAACGAGAATTGATGAAATATATGGAGATGAAACGCAAAGCATCTCAATAGGAGTTTCACATGGTTTTCAACGTGTTGGAAACGGTGAGCATTTCATTAAAAACTGCTCCCAGCTCTTTGCTCATGAATGcttagccacatcatcaaattTGCTAATGTGTTACTTATATTTAATACGCATGAAACTCTTATGAAACTGATACGGCATGTGTGTATGTATTCAAATCTTTGTCCAAACACCTGTTGATGGCATTTAGTATATGGATGCGCCATCAACATTTTACAGAGGAATGGTGTCAACATAATAGCACAATGTAAATCAAGATTCGATCTTGCTTGTTTTCACTCCATGGATCTTTGTGCGCAACGAAAGCAACCCATCGTCCTGGCCGAATAGTCCATGCGAAGTAGACCAGAGAAACAGGAAGGCGAAAGCTAGCAGTAGCGCTGCACGGTAATCCTAATGaccacaaaaaaaagaaaagaagggaaggccGTGACCATGACCGACATCCCCCCAATCCGATCCCCCGGGAGAAGTTCGGAAGAAGTAGCCCATCAAGAGTGATGCCAATGCCATTGCCCTTTCAAACTCTAAGCAGCCATTATTCCTCCCAATGCAAGAGATGGTTTCAGAAGCGATCGAGAGCACGCTGCACACACACAGCACAGTGCGCAGATATTTTCCCACGTGCAACACGGCCGGCCTCTCCGTCGTCAGGCCGGCTCGCTACATATGCCCACACGCCGCGGCACACCACAAGCTCAGAGCGAGCTCCTCATCACTCGATCCGAGACTACTAGCTCGGAGCTCACCGAGGACGAAGCAGCTAGGAGCTTAGGGCCGAGGTGTAGGGTACAGGGCAGCCATGCTGCACCTGAACCTGAAGCAGCCTCTGGTGCTGCCGGGGCACCAGGGCAATGTAGTCggcgcgcgcccggcgccgTCGTTGCCGTCCAGGAGGGTCGTCGGggggtcctcgtcgtcgtcccggCGGCACGGCATGCCGAGGATCAGCTGCAGCGCGACGGAGGAGATCGGCGGCGCCGTGACGGCCGCCaccgtggagaagatgctgacGGTGAGGGCCACGGTGGAGGCATCGACGGCCATCGGGCGGATGTACGCCACCCGCGGCCTCGACGACATCGGCGACCTCCTCGGCAAGTCGCTGCTCCTCGAGCTCGTCAGCTCCGAGGTCGACCCAAGTGAGTAGCGTGTGACTAGTGACGCTGCTGCTTGACGAAATCTTTGCTAATAAAcctagtaaaaaaaaatgaatgctaCTACAAATGATTCGAGAAAGCAAGATGCTCTCGACAAATCAAAGTACAAAGTGCACTACTATAGTCTGCTGCATGACCCCAAACAAATCTTGATTATGAGATGACGAATATCGGCAAAGATCTGACTGTGCGCATCTGGACTGTGTCGGCTGGGTGGAGCAGAGACGGGTCTGGAGAAGGAGCGTGTGACGGCGTTCGCGCACAAGACGCTGGTGGAGGGCCGCTACGAGGCGGAGTTCAAGGTGCCGGCGTCGTTCGGGCCGGTGGGCGCCGTGCTGGTGGAGAACGAGCACCACAAGGAGACCTTCATCAAGGAGATCAGGCTCgtcaccggcggcgacgacagCTCCGCCGTCACCTTCGACTGCAACTCCTGGGTTCACTCCAAGTTCGACAACCCGGAGAAGCGCGTCTTCTTCACCGTCAAGGTCTCCTCGGAGCTAGGCTTCTCAGACCATCTATCTCCATGATCGATCATCCTTCCATAACTTGCaagatatacatatatacaaataCAACGTATATATAATACCATGCATGGCACTGTACAGATCGACCGGTGGATCTAACAGTCGTTGTTCCTGCATGTGTCCGTGCAGTCGTACCTGCCGTCGGAGACGCCCGAGGGCCTGTCggagctgaggaagaaggagctgGAGACGCTGCGCGGCAACGGGCACGGCGAGCGCAAGTCCTTCGAGCGCGTCTACGACTACGACGTGTACAACGACCTCGGCGACCCGGACCGGAACCCGGCCCACCAGCGCCCCGTCCTCGGCGGCAGCGCCGAGTTCCCCTACCCTCGCCGGTGCCGCACCGGCCGCGCCCGGACGCAGCGGGACCCGCTGACGGAGCGGCGGGACGGGCACAACTACGTGCCCCGCGACGAGTGGTTCTCGGAGGTGAAGCAGCTCACGTTCGGCGCCACCACGCTCCGGTCGGGGCTCCACGCGCTGCTCCCCGCGATCCAGCCGCTGCTCATCAAGAAGGAGCTCCGGTTCCAACACTTCCCCGCCATTGACGACCTCTACAGCGACGGCATCCCCCTCCCGGCCCAGACCGGCTTCGACGCCATCCGCACCGTCGTCCCCCGCATGGTCAAGCTGGTCGAGGACACCACCGACCACGTCCTCCGCTTCGAGATCCCCGAGATGATGGGCAGTAAGCATGCAGCTGATCTTTCTCATCTGATTCATTAACAGATAGTTCTTACCTGAGAATTAATCGAAATCGATGGCAGGGGACCGGTTCTCGTGGTTCAAGGACGAGGAGTTCGCGAGGCAGACGCTGGCGGGTCTCAACCCGCTGTCCATCGAGCTGCTCACCGAGTTCCCCATCAAGAGCAAGCTGGACCCGGCGGTGTACGGCCCGGCGGAGTCGGCCATCACCAGGGAGATCCTGGAGAAGCAGATGAACAACAACCTGAgcgtggaggaggcgctggcggcGAAGCGCCTCTTCATCCTCGACTACCACGACGTGTTCCTCCCCTACGTGCTCCGCGTCCGCGAGCAGCCCGACACGACACTCTACGGCTCCCGCACCGTCTTCTTCCTCACCGACGCCGGCACCCTCATGCCGCTGGCCATCGAGCTCACGCGGCCGCAGTCGCCGACCAAGCCCCAGTGGAAGCGGGTCTTCACCCACGGGCCCGACGCCACCGGCGCCTGGCTCTGGAAGCTCGCCAAGGCCCACGTCCTCACCCACGACACCGGCTACCACCAGCTCGTCAGCCACTGGCTGCGCACCCACTGCTGCGTCGAGCCCTACATCATCGCCGCCAACCGGCAGCTCAGCCGCCTCCACCCCGTCTACCGCCTCCTGCACCCGCACTTCCGCTACACCATGGAGATCAACGCGCTGGCCAGGGAGAGCCTCATCAACGCCGACGGCATCATCGAGGCGGCGTTCTGGCCGGGGAAGTACTCCGTCGAGCTCAGCTCCGCCGCCTACGCCACGTGGCAGTTCGACACGGAGGCGCTGCCCAACGACCTCGTCCGGCGGGGGCTCGCCGTGCGAAAGGACGACGGCGAGCTGGAGCTCGTCATCAAGGACTACCCCTACGCCAACGACGGGCTCATGGTCTGGAACTCCATCAAGCAGTGGGCGGCGGACTATGTGAAGATATACTACAAGTCGGAcgaggccgtcgccggcgacgccgagcTGCAGGCGTTCTGGGAGGAGGTGCGCACGGTGGGGCACGGCGACAAGAAGGACGAGCCGTGGTGGCCCGTGCTCGACGGCCGGGACGCCCTCGTCGAGACGCTCACCACCATCATGTGGGTCACGTCGGGGCACCACTCGGCGGTGAACTTCGGGCAGTACCACTACGGCGGCTACTTCCCCAACCGCCCCACCGTGATCCGGAAGAACATGCCGGTGGAGGAGGGCCGGGACGACGAGATGAAGAGGTTCCTGGACCAGCCGGAGGGGACGCTGCTGGACATGCTCCCAACGCAGATGCAGGCCATCACGGTGATGACCACGCTGGACATCCTCTCCTCGCACTCGCCCGACGAGGAGTACATGGGCGACCACGCCGAGCCGGCGTGGCTGGCGGAGCCCATGGTGAAGGCGGCGTTCGAGAAGTTCGGCGGGAGGATGAAGGAGATCGAGGGATACGTCGACGAGTGCAACAACAACCCAGAGCTCAGGAACCGGTGCGGCGCAGGGGTCGTGCCCTACGAGCTGCTCAAGCCCTTCTCCAAGCCGGGGGTCACCGGGAGGGGCATCCCCAACAGCATCTCCATCTGATCCAGATGATCTTGCATTGAGCTCCCCATGCATCCAGGGGAGATGATTGCATTATTATTGCATGTAGCAGGCGGCTTGTGAAATAAAATGTACCACTCTGTACACGACTGTAGTACCTATTGATTGTACATGTGTCACTGCAAGAGAGACGTTTTTTAGTTAATATAAAGGGTAGTTATGCTACTAGCTAGCTTTGTCATTGACAGTGACCTGGTTTTTAGGTtccctcgctggctcgcttaaGACGATGCACCTCAACCGCACGATCTCAATCGTGCGCTTCTCCTtaatcttcttccttccatcgAGCGCTActactatttttcttcttcgtTGAAACATCTCTGTGCTCGATCCTTGCCTCACACCCTCCTCCATTTGTCTCTCTAGCTAGTGCCGTGTTTACCTCCATGTCGTAGTCCACCACTGCCCTAGCTGCACCCTAACTATAGTAACCACTCCATTTTTGCTGCTCTTCCACTTCCACCATTGTCATCACCTCCCATCAGTCGTCCTTCTTCGCCACTAGTGGCATGTGGCTCCCTGCCTCACCGCTCCACCTGCCGTCCGCCTCCTTCCCCGTGCTATTGACGTTGGCCTTCTTCATGCATAGCCTCAAATTTTCCTAAGCTTCGCAAATAAAGACGGCATTATTACCAAGATGTCACTATActaatagattttttttatggtCTTTGGGCATTATTACCAAGAGATGCCCCCAAATTCTAACTATGGAGTGATTATATTACCACATCTTAGCAACTTTGATACCAAATTTCATTCTCTCTAGGTATAGTTGTATGATACCTCAGCCATTGAGTTCATTATTCAAGTGtaaacaagaaaaaaattgCGAAGATAAAAAATGAAAGTTAGGGTGTTTTCAAATGCCTGCATACATCTCAATTCCTTATAACCTAACACCACCAGCCACTCAAAGGAAGGCGGGCCAAACCAAATGCGCGAGCGCCATCCAGGTTAGATTGACATTTGAGAGGGTGCACTAGGGGGGCTTCCCTCTTTGCTTTCGACCGTCGGAAGGGTGACTTCCATGGTCCCAAGGCCGAGGGGCCAAGCCAACACCTAATAAGCTTAACAAAAAGTTTTCTTGTAGTTTGGCATATTCATCATAGAGACCGACCATATTTTCCTTGAGTTTGCATAAAATAATTGTCTTACATGACTCCTACTAGCTAGAAACGAGCTTGACACAATTATTCATGCATACAAAATATCTGTAACACCTTATGGAATATGGGACATCGGTCATTTGGTGAGAAAAATCTATATGGAATTGAGACACAAATGGGTATTTGAAACACCTAATTTGCATGTGGTGTTATTTTCTCAGGTAAAAAAAATTGATCCGGCCTGCAGGG
Proteins encoded in this window:
- the LOC117844140 gene encoding lipoxygenase 2.3, chloroplastic; its protein translation is MLHLNLKQPLVLPGHQGNVVGARPAPSLPSRRVVGGSSSSSRRHGMPRISCSATEEIGGAVTAATVEKMLTVRATVEASTAIGRMYATRGLDDIGDLLGKSLLLELVSSEVDPKTGLEKERVTAFAHKTLVEGRYEAEFKVPASFGPVGAVLVENEHHKETFIKEIRLVTGGDDSSAVTFDCNSWVHSKFDNPEKRVFFTVKSYLPSETPEGLSELRKKELETLRGNGHGERKSFERVYDYDVYNDLGDPDRNPAHQRPVLGGSAEFPYPRRCRTGRARTQRDPLTERRDGHNYVPRDEWFSEVKQLTFGATTLRSGLHALLPAIQPLLIKKELRFQHFPAIDDLYSDGIPLPAQTGFDAIRTVVPRMVKLVEDTTDHVLRFEIPEMMGRDRFSWFKDEEFARQTLAGLNPLSIELLTEFPIKSKLDPAVYGPAESAITREILEKQMNNNLSVEEALAAKRLFILDYHDVFLPYVLRVREQPDTTLYGSRTVFFLTDAGTLMPLAIELTRPQSPTKPQWKRVFTHGPDATGAWLWKLAKAHVLTHDTGYHQLVSHWLRTHCCVEPYIIAANRQLSRLHPVYRLLHPHFRYTMEINALARESLINADGIIEAAFWPGKYSVELSSAAYATWQFDTEALPNDLVRRGLAVRKDDGELELVIKDYPYANDGLMVWNSIKQWAADYVKIYYKSDEAVAGDAELQAFWEEVRTVGHGDKKDEPWWPVLDGRDALVETLTTIMWVTSGHHSAVNFGQYHYGGYFPNRPTVIRKNMPVEEGRDDEMKRFLDQPEGTLLDMLPTQMQAITVMTTLDILSSHSPDEEYMGDHAEPAWLAEPMVKAAFEKFGGRMKEIEGYVDECNNNPELRNRCGAGVVPYELLKPFSKPGVTGRGIPNSISI